A region of Geobacillus sp. 46C-IIa DNA encodes the following proteins:
- the nuoN gene encoding NADH-quinone oxidoreductase subunit NuoN, which produces MNDVWQANWSMMAPEWIVLAAAVVLLLVDLAMPKERSRRPLAWGAAAGAVLALIATAMMIPAEPVSILHDTFRLDGFAKAFKLILLAGGALALLLVAEWEPKEGSRYRGEFAYMMLFALLGAMMTASSGDLLALFVSIELLTVSSYILAGLRKTATSSNEAALKYVINGGIATAIMLFGMSYVFGLTGTTNLGDIARQLQETNEPYMLGLAFLLLLIGVSFKLATVPFHMWAPDVYEGAPVPATAFFSVVSKTAGFVLLLRLFVTIFAAAPAEGRDPSSLLLSMQPVITVLAGLTMIIGNVVALRQRSLKRLLAYSSIAHAGYLLAGFAAMSWAMIDSLWIYLLAYVFMNIGAFAIVAHIVNETGSDDLAGLAGLYRHRPLLAAALGLFLLSLAGIPGTAGFIAKLYLFIGLVVTEPGHYVLAAVMAVTTVISYVYYFNLLVQLFFRPASLAPLRRLPAGLSTAVVLCALGTLAIGWAPGLAYDVLAQFGHFGDFLP; this is translated from the coding sequence ATGAACGATGTATGGCAAGCGAATTGGAGCATGATGGCACCCGAATGGATCGTCCTCGCGGCGGCGGTTGTGCTGCTGTTGGTTGATTTGGCCATGCCGAAGGAGCGAAGCCGCCGGCCGCTCGCTTGGGGCGCCGCCGCTGGCGCGGTGCTCGCGCTCATCGCGACGGCGATGATGATTCCAGCCGAGCCGGTTTCGATTTTGCATGATACGTTCCGATTGGATGGGTTTGCGAAAGCGTTCAAGCTCATCCTATTAGCTGGCGGGGCGCTCGCGCTTCTTCTTGTCGCTGAGTGGGAGCCGAAAGAAGGGAGCCGCTACCGCGGGGAATTTGCCTATATGATGCTGTTTGCGTTGCTTGGAGCGATGATGACGGCATCCAGCGGCGATTTGCTGGCCTTGTTCGTCAGCATTGAGCTGTTGACCGTATCGTCGTACATTTTGGCCGGCTTGCGCAAAACTGCCACATCGTCGAACGAGGCCGCGCTGAAATACGTCATTAACGGCGGCATTGCCACCGCCATCATGCTGTTTGGCATGAGTTACGTGTTCGGCTTGACCGGGACGACGAATCTCGGCGATATCGCGCGCCAGCTGCAAGAGACGAACGAGCCGTACATGCTTGGTTTAGCCTTCCTTCTTTTGCTGATTGGCGTTTCGTTCAAGCTCGCGACCGTCCCGTTCCATATGTGGGCGCCGGACGTGTACGAAGGAGCGCCCGTTCCGGCGACGGCGTTTTTTTCCGTCGTGTCGAAAACGGCCGGTTTTGTTCTTCTCCTCCGCCTGTTTGTGACGATTTTTGCCGCCGCGCCGGCAGAAGGCCGAGATCCGTCGTCGCTCTTGTTATCGATGCAGCCGGTGATTACCGTGCTGGCCGGGCTGACGATGATCATCGGCAACGTTGTGGCGCTAAGGCAGCGGAGCTTAAAGCGACTGCTCGCCTACTCAAGCATCGCCCATGCCGGCTATTTGCTCGCCGGGTTTGCCGCGATGTCGTGGGCGATGATCGATTCGCTTTGGATCTACTTGCTGGCTTATGTGTTTATGAACATCGGGGCGTTTGCCATCGTGGCGCATATCGTGAACGAAACCGGCTCCGATGACTTAGCCGGGCTCGCCGGCTTATACCGGCACCGCCCGCTGTTGGCTGCAGCGCTCGGGCTGTTTTTGCTCTCGCTCGCCGGCATTCCAGGGACCGCCGGATTTATCGCCAAGCTTTATTTGTTCATCGGCCTTGTCGTCACCGAGCCGGGCCATTACGTGCTCGCTGCGGTGATGGCGGTAACGACTGTCATCTCGTACGTCTACTATTTCAACTTGCTCGTCCAGCTCTTTTTCCGCCCGGCTTCCCTCGCGCCATTGCGGCGTTTGCCGGCCGGGCTGTCGACCGCCGTGGTCCTTTGCGCGCTTGGGACGTTGGCGATCGGTTGGGCGCCGGGGCTTGCGTACGATGTGCTCGCCCAGTTCGGCCACTTTGGCGATTTTTTGCCGTAG
- a CDS encoding DUF1146 family protein gives MMPIVGQHALISIIVHLAFIAVTWWTLQAVRIDVLLKPNRVVQGWLLYILLTIAIGSTVANFFLDYWAWSTDLPYLFRE, from the coding sequence ATGATGCCGATCGTTGGCCAACACGCGTTAATTTCCATTATCGTTCATTTGGCGTTTATCGCCGTGACATGGTGGACGCTGCAAGCCGTGCGGATTGATGTATTGCTGAAGCCGAACCGCGTCGTCCAAGGGTGGCTTTTGTACATTTTGCTCACGATTGCCATCGGTTCGACCGTCGCGAACTTTTTCCTTGACTATTGGGCGTGGTCGACCGATTTGCCGTACTTGTTCCGCGAGTAG
- a CDS encoding YwmB family TATA-box binding protein yields the protein MKWLTALVLTSLFLAAWHYRTEGARGDEWSRPLETMAHTLTKHGASLGRWVIYTREYTQDVQNDTDFFKKMAELKQTYRSFRWSFDKTSHWQKAIGTNEHPFFQEEIQLVMTVTNGTPQTYILYEATGPTWSQPRWKEAAQHIQTKTNGLFVNDPTFYACIEGEFNDNMKGGLFDQASQLLRDFQATPVEWLREESFVSLSAYTGQWKNVLPAANHQPINIQLALRERLGGKTRVVVGTPIITIEY from the coding sequence ATGAAATGGCTGACGGCGCTTGTGCTCACGAGCCTGTTTTTGGCCGCATGGCACTATCGGACGGAAGGCGCGCGGGGAGACGAATGGTCGAGACCGTTGGAAACGATGGCGCACACATTAACAAAGCACGGTGCTTCGCTCGGCCGCTGGGTCATTTACACAAGAGAGTATACCCAGGATGTTCAAAATGATACGGACTTTTTCAAAAAAATGGCCGAATTGAAACAAACGTATCGTTCGTTTCGCTGGTCGTTCGACAAAACGAGTCATTGGCAAAAAGCGATCGGCACAAACGAACACCCCTTCTTTCAAGAAGAAATTCAGCTCGTGATGACCGTCACAAACGGGACGCCGCAAACGTATATCCTCTATGAAGCAACCGGCCCAACATGGAGCCAACCTAGGTGGAAAGAAGCAGCACAACACATCCAGACAAAGACGAACGGATTATTTGTGAACGATCCTACATTTTATGCTTGTATTGAAGGCGAGTTCAATGATAATATGAAAGGTGGTTTGTTCGACCAAGCCTCTCAGTTGCTGCGAGACTTTCAAGCGACGCCTGTCGAGTGGTTGCGGGAAGAGTCATTCGTCTCCCTGTCTGCATATACTGGGCAGTGGAAGAACGTTCTCCCGGCCGCCAATCACCAGCCGATCAACATTCAACTCGCCTTGAGAGAAAGATTGGGCGGCAAGACGCGCGTCGTTGTTGGAACCCCAATCATTACCATTGAATATTAA
- the murA gene encoding UDP-N-acetylglucosamine 1-carboxyvinyltransferase, translated as MEKIIVRGGNRLSGTVKVEGAKNAVLPVIAATLLATKGTSTIHDVPALSDVYTISEVLRYLGADVRIAGNAVMVDATGPLTVEAPFEYVRKMRASVLVMGPLLARNGRARVALPGGCAIGSRPIDQHLKGFEAMGASVKVGNGFIDAEVNGRLRGAKVYLDFPSVGATENIMMAAVLAEGTTVIENCAKEPEIVDLANFLNAMGAKIRGAGTGTIRIEGVDELVGTAHTVIPDRIEAGTFMVAAAITGGNVLVQGAVPEHLSSLIAKLEEMGVTVIEEENGVRVIGPETLKAVDIKTMPYPGFPTDMQSQMMALLLKAEGTSMITETVFENRFMHVEEFRRMNADIKIEGRSVIINGPCQLQGAEVAATDLRAAAALILAGLAADGYTRVTELRHLDRGYVRFHEKLAALGADIERVREETEQLDQVEAIEWNG; from the coding sequence TTGGAAAAGATCATCGTCCGTGGCGGAAACCGGTTGAGCGGCACCGTCAAAGTGGAAGGCGCAAAAAATGCCGTTTTGCCCGTCATCGCTGCCACCTTATTAGCGACTAAAGGAACAAGTACGATTCATGATGTGCCTGCTCTTTCCGATGTATATACAATCAGTGAAGTGCTCCGCTATTTAGGCGCCGATGTGCGCATCGCCGGCAATGCCGTGATGGTCGATGCCACCGGTCCGTTAACGGTGGAAGCGCCGTTTGAGTACGTCCGGAAAATGCGCGCTTCCGTGCTCGTGATGGGGCCGCTGTTGGCGCGCAACGGCCGGGCCCGCGTTGCGCTGCCGGGCGGTTGCGCCATTGGTTCGCGCCCGATTGATCAACATTTAAAAGGCTTTGAAGCGATGGGCGCCTCCGTGAAAGTCGGCAACGGCTTTATAGATGCAGAAGTGAACGGCCGTCTCCGCGGCGCGAAAGTGTATTTGGACTTCCCGAGCGTCGGAGCGACAGAAAATATTATGATGGCGGCTGTGCTCGCTGAAGGCACGACCGTGATTGAAAACTGCGCCAAAGAGCCGGAAATCGTTGATTTGGCGAACTTTTTGAACGCGATGGGCGCGAAAATACGCGGCGCCGGCACCGGAACGATCCGCATCGAAGGGGTCGACGAGCTTGTCGGCACGGCGCATACGGTCATCCCGGACCGCATCGAAGCCGGCACGTTTATGGTCGCAGCAGCCATCACCGGCGGCAATGTCCTCGTGCAAGGAGCGGTTCCCGAACATTTGAGCTCGCTCATTGCCAAGTTGGAAGAAATGGGTGTGACGGTCATTGAAGAGGAAAACGGCGTGCGTGTCATCGGACCGGAAACGTTGAAAGCAGTCGACATCAAAACGATGCCATACCCGGGGTTTCCGACCGACATGCAATCGCAAATGATGGCTCTCTTGTTAAAAGCCGAAGGCACAAGCATGATCACCGAGACGGTATTTGAAAATCGCTTCATGCATGTGGAAGAATTCCGCCGGATGAACGCGGATATTAAAATTGAAGGGCGCTCCGTCATTATTAACGGCCCGTGCCAGCTGCAAGGCGCCGAAGTGGCGGCCACCGATTTGCGCGCCGCTGCCGCTTTGATTTTGGCCGGCCTCGCAGCGGACGGCTATACGCGCGTGACTGAGTTGCGCCATCTTGACCGCGGCTATGTCCGCTTCCATGAAAAATTGGCTGCGCTTGGGGCCGACATTGAACGCGTCCGCGAAGAAACGGAACAACTCGACCAAGTTGAAGCGATCGAATGGAACGGATAA
- a CDS encoding M23 family metallopeptidase gives MREEQKQPSLKRFFRKRWVFPAIYLSCAALIVAGALWFQAGKQENAGENDVAKNGTAQQENPAIPVNETVENIAMPVLDPNAVQVKTPFYDENASEQEQEAALVFYDHTYHPNQGIDLVRQDGKTFDVTASLSGTVTKAEKDPILGYVVEINHEQGVTTVYQSLADVKVEAGDTVKQGEVIGKAGQSEFNKEAGIHVHFEIRKDGKPVNPIDYVDKPLTALTDKAGDDAGTNHTNVSEEKETTPSDETAPTEDHPANETEQTPADDNTTAPSNNSQDQNQDTSSYKTPDASIGMARA, from the coding sequence ATGAGAGAGGAACAAAAACAACCGTCGCTGAAGCGTTTCTTTCGCAAACGTTGGGTATTTCCGGCTATTTATCTATCTTGTGCGGCATTGATTGTCGCCGGCGCGCTTTGGTTCCAAGCGGGCAAACAGGAGAACGCGGGCGAAAACGACGTAGCGAAAAACGGCACCGCCCAGCAAGAAAACCCAGCGATCCCGGTCAATGAAACGGTCGAAAACATTGCGATGCCTGTGCTCGATCCGAACGCGGTGCAAGTGAAAACCCCGTTCTATGACGAAAACGCATCGGAACAAGAACAGGAAGCAGCCCTCGTCTTTTATGATCATACGTACCATCCGAACCAAGGCATCGACCTTGTGCGCCAGGACGGCAAAACGTTTGACGTCACTGCATCGTTAAGCGGCACGGTGACGAAAGCGGAAAAAGACCCGATTTTAGGCTACGTTGTGGAAATCAACCATGAACAAGGGGTCACGACCGTCTATCAATCGCTGGCTGATGTGAAAGTGGAAGCAGGCGATACGGTGAAACAAGGCGAAGTGATCGGCAAGGCGGGGCAAAGCGAATTTAACAAAGAAGCCGGCATCCACGTCCACTTTGAAATTCGCAAAGACGGCAAGCCGGTGAATCCGATCGACTATGTCGACAAACCATTGACCGCATTGACCGACAAAGCGGGAGATGACGCAGGAACCAATCATACCAACGTAAGCGAAGAGAAGGAAACGACGCCAAGCGACGAAACAGCGCCGACCGAAGACCATCCGGCGAACGAAACTGAACAAACGCCGGCTGATGACAACACAACGGCGCCAAGCAACAACAGCCAAGACCAAAATCAAGACACGTCTTCCTACAAAACGCCAGATGCCTCGATCGGCATGGCGAGAGCGTAA
- a CDS encoding Lrp/AsnC family transcriptional regulator translates to MKIDEIDRKILEMLIEDGRMSYVDIGKRLNLSRVAVRERVNQLVKHGIIEKFTVVINSEKFGKQVSAFFEVDCEPAYLVEVAQKLAENPNVASCYQMTGPSTLHMHVLVEDFTALEKFINNELYALEGITRVESHILLRRFKSRTGLKL, encoded by the coding sequence ATGAAAATCGATGAGATCGACCGCAAAATTCTTGAAATGTTGATTGAAGATGGCCGCATGTCGTATGTCGACATCGGCAAACGACTGAATCTCTCCCGCGTCGCCGTCCGCGAACGGGTGAACCAGCTCGTCAAGCATGGCATTATCGAAAAATTTACTGTCGTCATCAACTCGGAGAAGTTCGGCAAACAAGTGTCGGCGTTTTTCGAGGTCGACTGCGAGCCGGCGTATTTGGTCGAAGTGGCGCAAAAGCTGGCGGAGAATCCGAATGTGGCGAGTTGCTACCAAATGACCGGCCCGAGCACGCTCCACATGCACGTGCTTGTCGAAGACTTCACCGCCCTCGAGAAATTCATCAACAACGAGCTATACGCGCTCGAAGGCATTACGAGAGTGGAAAGCCATATTTTGCTGCGCCGCTTCAAAAGCCGGACGGGGTTGAAGTTATAG
- a CDS encoding ABC transporter permease yields the protein MYIAPGDPAAIIAGPTASQADIDAIRDDLGLNDPFLVQYGRYMNGLLHGDLGYSYQTKQPVWDAIATRFPNTLKLAIASIIVAVIIGVVAGIISAIRQNSWFDVSSTVFALAGISIPNFWLGTVLILIFAVNLQLLPVGGLDAPFYTAEGLKQLVLPAITLGTGSAAMIARMSRSSMLEVIRADFIRTARAKGLRERTVIWVHALRNAMIPVITVIGLNFGFLLGGTIITEQVFAINGVGRLMVQAIAARDFPMVQGSVLLVATLFVLVNLIVDIIYTFIDPRISYD from the coding sequence ATGTACATCGCTCCAGGAGACCCGGCAGCGATCATTGCCGGCCCGACCGCGTCGCAAGCAGACATTGACGCCATCCGCGACGATTTAGGGCTCAACGACCCGTTTCTCGTTCAGTATGGCCGTTACATGAACGGGCTGCTTCACGGTGATCTCGGGTACTCATATCAGACGAAACAGCCGGTGTGGGACGCGATCGCAACGAGGTTTCCGAACACGCTGAAACTCGCTATCGCCAGCATTATTGTCGCCGTGATCATCGGCGTGGTGGCCGGCATTATCTCCGCCATCCGGCAAAATTCATGGTTTGATGTTTCCAGCACCGTTTTTGCCTTGGCGGGGATTTCGATCCCGAACTTTTGGCTTGGCACTGTGCTCATTTTAATCTTTGCCGTCAACTTGCAGTTGCTGCCAGTCGGTGGGTTGGATGCCCCGTTTTATACGGCAGAAGGATTGAAGCAGCTCGTGCTGCCGGCTATTACGCTCGGGACCGGATCGGCGGCGATGATCGCGAGGATGAGCCGCTCATCCATGCTTGAGGTCATCCGGGCCGACTTTATCCGGACGGCGCGGGCGAAAGGGTTGCGGGAACGGACGGTCATTTGGGTGCACGCCTTGCGCAATGCAATGATTCCGGTCATCACCGTCATCGGCTTGAACTTTGGCTTTTTGCTCGGCGGCACGATCATTACCGAGCAAGTTTTCGCCATTAACGGTGTCGGCCGTCTGATGGTGCAGGCCATCGCCGCTAGGGATTTCCCGATGGTGCAAGGTTCTGTCTTGCTTGTCGCTACGTTGTTTGTCTTAGTCAACTTGATTGTTGACATCATCTATACGTTTATTGATCCGCGCATCAGCTACGATTAA
- a CDS encoding ABC transporter permease, producing METGAAVNTGHATAGLGRKKEKMYVTTIKRLLKNRLAVVGLLIIAIQVLMAIFAPWLATHDPVKQNLAAAELPAFSDGHWLGTDNYGRDIWSRIVYGARISLVVGIVSVSLGLIGGVALGLLAGYYKKLDGLIMRIVDLLFAFPGILLAMLIIAILGTGLINVAIAISIWSIPTCARIVRGSVLSVKNREYILAMKALGASNARIIIKHILPNCLAPIIVFATMRMATAILSTASLSYLGLGAQPPTPEWGAMIAAGQAFMWTSPHMTIVPGIAIMLVVFAFNVVGDGLRDALDPNMEIN from the coding sequence ATGGAAACCGGTGCAGCGGTGAACACAGGCCATGCGACAGCCGGCCTTGGGCGCAAAAAGGAAAAAATGTATGTCACCACGATCAAGCGGCTGCTGAAAAACCGATTAGCGGTCGTAGGGCTTCTCATTATCGCCATTCAAGTGCTGATGGCCATCTTTGCCCCGTGGCTGGCCACCCATGACCCGGTGAAGCAAAACTTGGCAGCTGCCGAACTGCCCGCTTTTTCCGACGGCCACTGGCTTGGAACCGATAACTACGGGCGGGACATTTGGAGCCGCATCGTATATGGCGCCCGCATTTCTCTCGTTGTCGGCATCGTTTCCGTCAGCTTGGGGCTGATCGGCGGGGTGGCGCTCGGGTTGTTGGCGGGGTATTACAAAAAGCTTGATGGACTGATCATGCGAATTGTCGATTTGCTGTTTGCGTTCCCGGGCATTTTGCTTGCGATGCTCATCATCGCGATTTTAGGCACAGGTCTAATCAATGTAGCGATCGCCATTAGCATTTGGTCGATCCCGACATGTGCCCGCATCGTCCGCGGCAGCGTCTTGTCGGTGAAAAACCGCGAGTACATTTTGGCGATGAAAGCGCTCGGGGCCAGCAACGCCCGCATCATCATCAAACATATTTTGCCAAACTGCCTGGCGCCGATTATCGTTTTTGCGACGATGCGCATGGCCACCGCCATTTTATCGACCGCCTCGCTCAGCTATTTAGGGTTGGGCGCCCAGCCGCCGACGCCGGAGTGGGGGGCGATGATCGCCGCCGGACAGGCGTTTATGTGGACATCGCCGCACATGACGATCGTCCCGGGCATCGCCATTATGCTTGTCGTCTTTGCTTTTAACGTCGTTGGCGACGGGCTGCGCGATGCGCTTGATCCGAATATGGAGATCAATTAA
- a CDS encoding ABC transporter ATP-binding protein: MTETLLRVENLVTTFSTAEGKLSAVRGVSFSVRKGETLCIVGESGCGKSITSLSIMGLLPSNGAVESGSIEFAGRDLTKLSKEELRRIRGNEMSMIFQEPMTALNPVFTIGYQLREPLMLHQKLSKQEAHERGIELLKQVGIPFPEKRMKQYPHELSGGMRQRVMIAMALACHPSLLIADEPTTALDVTIQAQILDLMNELKQKLNMAVILITHDMGVVAEMADRVMVMYAGEKVEEGDVESIFANPRHPYTKGLLQSVPSVDDEEYSLEPIPGTLPSLNEQIDGCRFHPRCPFATDQCRTAPPPERTIRASHSVRCWLEEGSTTMSESKQPLLKLESVKSITRSGRTVAARPRLRKSGRERFP; this comes from the coding sequence ATGACTGAGACATTGTTGCGTGTCGAGAACCTTGTCACGACCTTCAGCACAGCGGAAGGGAAACTTTCCGCTGTGCGGGGGGTTTCTTTTTCCGTCCGCAAAGGGGAGACGCTTTGCATTGTCGGCGAATCAGGGTGTGGGAAAAGCATCACCTCGCTGTCGATCATGGGCTTGCTTCCGAGCAACGGTGCGGTAGAGAGCGGGTCGATTGAGTTTGCCGGCCGCGATTTGACGAAACTGTCGAAAGAGGAGTTGCGCCGCATTCGCGGAAACGAAATGTCGATGATTTTTCAAGAGCCGATGACGGCGCTTAACCCGGTTTTCACGATCGGTTATCAACTTCGCGAACCGCTCATGCTCCATCAAAAGTTGTCGAAACAGGAAGCGCACGAGCGAGGCATTGAGCTGCTCAAGCAAGTTGGCATTCCGTTTCCGGAAAAGCGGATGAAACAATACCCGCATGAGCTAAGCGGCGGGATGAGGCAGCGCGTCATGATCGCTATGGCGCTTGCCTGCCATCCGAGCCTGCTCATCGCCGATGAGCCGACGACGGCCCTTGATGTGACGATTCAGGCGCAAATTCTCGACTTGATGAACGAGCTAAAGCAAAAATTGAACATGGCCGTCATTTTAATCACCCACGATATGGGGGTTGTCGCCGAAATGGCCGACCGGGTGATGGTCATGTACGCCGGGGAGAAAGTGGAGGAAGGCGATGTCGAAAGCATTTTCGCCAATCCGCGCCACCCGTATACAAAAGGGCTGCTGCAATCCGTGCCGAGCGTTGATGACGAAGAGTATTCACTCGAACCGATTCCAGGCACGCTGCCGAGTTTAAACGAACAAATTGACGGCTGCCGGTTCCACCCGCGCTGCCCGTTTGCGACTGATCAATGCCGGACGGCACCGCCGCCGGAGAGAACGATCCGCGCCAGCCATTCCGTCCGCTGCTGGTTAGAAGAGGGGTCCACAACGATGAGCGAGTCAAAGCAGCCACTTCTTAAGTTGGAAAGCGTGAAAAGTATTACCCGATCAGGGAGGACTGTTGCGGCGCGTCCAAGGCTACGTAAAAGCGGTCGAGAACGTTTCCCTTGA